A stretch of the Taeniopygia guttata chromosome 37, bTaeGut7.mat, whole genome shotgun sequence genome encodes the following:
- the LRRC4B gene encoding leucine-rich repeat-containing protein 4B: MAPVPPSPMSPVPPAAASLLLLVALVAPVTPAGASATPCPAACTCSNQASRVICTRRELLEVPQSISVNTRYLNLQENHIQVIRTDTFKHLRHLEILQLSRNLVRKVEVGAFNGLPNLNTLELFDNRLTTVPTQAFEYLSKLRELWLRNNPIESIPSYAFNRVPSLRRLDLGELKRLEYISEAAFEGLVNLRYLNLGMCNLKEIPNLTALVRLEELELSGNRLGRVRPGSFQGLGSLRKLWLMHARVAAVERNAFDDLKALEELNLAHNDLASLPHDLFAPLHRLERVHLHHNPWRCDCDVLWLSWWLRETVPSNTSCCARCHAPPALRGRYLGELEPGHFTCYAPVIVEPPADLNVTEGMAAELKCRTGTAMTSVNWLTPNGTLMTHGSYRVRISVLHDGTLNFTNVTVQDTGQYTCMVTNAAGNTTATATLNVSAADAAAAAAAAAAATGYTYFTTVTVETTEGAGGDDQAPQTPAAPTAAGWEPAGASTAAPATRATGKPFTVPITAAAAGAAAGGGLQDLDDVLKTTKIIIGCFVAITFMAAVMLVAFYKLRKQHQRHKHRGGPARAVEIVNVEDELAGGPAGGTGGGPGGGAGTGGDNRLALPALEREHLDRYAALAAHYGGPAAALGCGKTPLLNSVHEPLLFKSPSKENVQETQI; the protein is encoded by the exons ATGGCCCCGGTGCCACCATCACCGATGTCACCGGTGCCACCGGCGGCGGcgtccctgctgctcctggtggcactggtggcaccgGTGACACCCGCGGGCGCCTCGGCCACGCCGTGTCCCGCGGCGTGCACCTGCAGCAACCAGGCCAGCCGGGTGATCTGCACGCGGCGCGAGCTGCTGGAGGTGCCGCAGAGCATCTCGGTCAACACGCGCTACCTGAACCTGCAGGAGAACCACATCCAG GTGATCCGCACCGACACCTTCAAGCACCTGCGCCACCTGGAGATCCTCCAGCTCAGCCGCAACCTGGTGCGCAAGGTGGAGGTGGGCGCCTTCAACGGGCTGCCCAACCTCAACACGCTGGAGCTCTTCGACAACCGCCTGACCACGGTGCCCACGCAGGCCTTCGAGTACCTGTCCAAGCTGCGCGAGCTGTGGCTGAGGAACAACCCCATCGAGAGCATCCCCAGCTACGCCTTCAACCGCGTCCCGTCGCTGCGCCGCCTCGACCTGGGCGAGCTGAAGCGCCTGGAGTACATCTCGGAGGCCGCTTTTGAGGGCTTGGTCAACCTGCGCTACCTCAACCTGGGCATGTGCAACCTGAAGGAGATCCCCAACCTGACGGCGCTGGTgcggctggaggagctggagctgtcgGGGAACCGGCTGGGCCGGGTGCGGCCGGGCTCCTTCCAGGGTTTGGGCAGCCTGAGGAAGTTGTGGTTGATGCACGCGCGGGTGGCGGCGGTGGAGCGCAACGCCTTCGACGATTTGAAGGCGTTGGAGGAGCTGAATTTGGCGCACAACGACCTGGCCTCGCTGCCGCACGACCTGTTCGCGCCGCTGCACCGGCTGGAGCGCGTCCACCTGCACCACAACCCCTGGCGCTGCGACTGCGACGTGCTGTGGCTCAGCTGGTGGCTGCGCGAGACCGTGCCCAGCAACACCAGCTGCTGCGCCCGCTGCCACGCGCCGCCGGCGCTGCGCGGCCGCTACCTGGGCGAGCTGGAGCCCGGCCACTTCACCTGCTACGCGCCCGTCATCGTGGAGCCGCCCGCCGACCTCAACGTCACCGAGGGCATGGCGGCCGAGCTCAAGTGCCGCACCGGCACGGCCATGACGTCGGTCAACTGGTTGACGCCCAACGGGACGTTGATGACGCACGGCTCGTACCGCGTGCGCATCTCGGTGCTGCACGACGGCACGCTCAACTTCACCAACGTCACCGTGCAGGACACCGGTCAGTACACCTGCATGGTCACCAACGCCGCCGGTAACACCACGGCCACCGCCACGCTCAACGTCTCGGCCGCCGacgccgccgcggccgccgccgccgccgcagcggCCACCGGTTACACCTATTTCACCACCGTCACCGTGGAGACCACCGAAGGCGCCGGCGGTGATGACCAAGCGCCCCAAACGCCCGCCGCGCCCACGGCGGCCGGATGGGAACCGGCCGGCGCCTCCACGGCCGCGCCGGCCACGCGCGCCACCGGCAAACCCTTCACCGTGCCCATCACCGCGGCGGCCGCCGGCGCGGCGGCCGGGGGAGGTCTCCAAGATTTGGACGACGTCTTGAAGACCACCAAGATCATCATCGGCTGCTTCGTGGCCATCACCTTCATGGCCGCCGTCATGCTGGTGGCCTTCTACAAGCTCCGCAAGCAGCACCAGCGCCACAAGCAccgcggcggccccgcccgcgccgTGGAGATCGTCAACGTCGAGGACGAGCTGGCCGGAGGTCCGGCCGGTGGCACCGGTGGTGGCCCCGGTGGCGGCGCCGGGACGGGTGGGGACAACCGTTTGGCGCTGCCGGCGTTGGAGAGGGAGCACCTGGACAGGTACGCGGCTCTGGCCGCCCACTAcggcggccccgcggcggcgTTGGGCTGCGGGAAGACGCCGCTGCTCAACTCGGTGCACGAGCCGCTGCTCTTCAAGAGCCCCTCCAAGGAGAACGTGCAGGAGACGCAGATCTGA
- the ASPDH gene encoding aspartate dehydrogenase domain-containing protein has protein sequence MEEQPQTRRVGILGYGELGQFLVSQLMSLGPSLGLSLAFVWTRRPEALRALPPDLRLADLRQLPSTGVALVVEVAHPCVVQEHGEDILGHADLMLGSPTALADGDTERRLRAAAARGGHTLYVPRGALWGCEDIARMDSAGTLQALTVTMTKAPGSFRAQGWLSPRLAAAVASGTRTVLYRGPLRPLCPLVPNNVNTMAAAAVAAPRLGFDGVTACLVADPSVPDCHIVTVDVTAVPEGGRALTVSSTRRNPAEPGHVTGSATRHSFWSSVLACTGHGGCVKLC, from the exons ATGGAGGAGCAGCCGCAGACTCGGCGCGTCGGAATCCTGGGATACGGAGAGCTCG gccagTTCCTGGTGTCACAGCTGATGTCCCTCGGGCCGTCCCTCGGGCTGTCCCTCGCCTTTGTCTGGACGCGCCGCCCGGAGGCGCTGCGGGCGCTGCCCCCCGACCTGCGCCTGGCGGACCTGCGGCAGCTGCCGAGCAc ggGGGTGGCGCTGGTGGTGGAGGTGGCCCACCCGTGCGTGGTGCAGGAGCACGGCGAGGACATCCTGGGACACGCCGACCTgatg ctggggtCCCCGACGGCGCTGGCGGACGGTGACACCGAGCGGCggctgcgggcggcggcggcgcgggggggaCACACCCTGTACGTGCCCCGGGGGGCGCTCTGGGGCTGCGAGGACATCGCCAGGATGGACAGCGCGGGGACACTGCAg GCGCTGACGGTGACAATGACGAAGGCCCCGGGCAGTTTCCGTGCCCAGGGGTGGCTGTCCCCACGCCTGGCGGCCGCGGTGGCCTCGGGGACAAGGACAGTGCTGTACCGGGGTCCCCTGCGCCCGctgtgtccccttgtccccaacAACGTCAACACCATGGCGGCCGCGGCCGTGGCAGCGCCGCGCCTCGGCTTCGACGGCGTCACCGCCTGCCTGGTGGCCGACCCCAG tgtccccgACTGCCACATCGTCACCGTGGATGTCACCGCTGTCCCCGAGGGTGGCCGCGCCCTGACCGTGTCCAGCACCCGCCGCAACCCCGCCGAGCCCGGCCACGTCACGGGCAGCGCCACCCGCCACAGCTTCTGGAGCAGCGTGCTGG CCTGCACCGGACACGGCGGCTGCGTCAAGCTCTGctga
- the JOSD2 gene encoding josephin-2 isoform X2, with product MAPEETRAPQADLGGVSPDLGGVSPDLGGVSLAAGGALAGFGSGVPGAPYHERQRRQLCALHALNNLLQRPWLSQASADRICRRPLERLSLPHVLGLLLNVPSRVRLGAVPLPLCRPHWLCVRRLGDTFYNLDSKLPAPAAIGAETQLREFLRTALAPDTSELLLVVAPEVEEQGTWLRPE from the exons ATGGCGCCGGAGGAGACGCGGG ccccccaggcggatttggggggggtctccccggatttggggggggtctccccggatttggggggggtctcccTGGCCGCGGGGGGGGCCCTGGCCggatttgggtctggggtcccggGGGCGCCGTACCAcgagcggcagcggcggcagctCTGCGCCCTGCACGCCCTCAACAACCTCCTGCAGCGGCCCTGGCTCAGCCAGGCCTCGGCCGACCGCATCTGCCGCCG GCCGCTGGAGCGGCTGTCGCTGCCGCacgtgctggggctgctgctgaacGTGCCCTCGCGGGTGCGGCTGGGCGCGGTGCCGCTGCCGCTGTGCCGCCCCCACTGGCTCTGCGTGCGCCGCCTCGGGGACACCTTCTACAACCTGGACTCCAAACtgcccgcgcccgccgccatCGGGGCTGAGACACAGCTCAG ggagTTCCTGAGGACAGCGCTGGCCCCGGACACGTCGGAGCTGCTCCTGGTGGTGGCCCCGGAGGTGGAGGAACAGGGGACGTGGCTGAGGCCCGAGTGA
- the JOSD2 gene encoding josephin-2 isoform X1, with product MAPEETRAPQADLGGVSPDLGGVSPDLGGVSLAAGGALAGFGSGVPGAPYHERQRRQLCALHALNNLLQRPWLSQASADRICRRLSPHARPNPHRSLLGTGDYDVNVVMAALGSLGLAALWWDKRRPLERLSLPHVLGLLLNVPSRVRLGAVPLPLCRPHWLCVRRLGDTFYNLDSKLPAPAAIGAETQLREFLRTALAPDTSELLLVVAPEVEEQGTWLRPE from the exons ATGGCGCCGGAGGAGACGCGGG ccccccaggcggatttggggggggtctccccggatttggggggggtctccccggatttggggggggtctcccTGGCCGCGGGGGGGGCCCTGGCCggatttgggtctggggtcccggGGGCGCCGTACCAcgagcggcagcggcggcagctCTGCGCCCTGCACGCCCTCAACAACCTCCTGCAGCGGCCCTGGCTCAGCCAGGCCTCGGCCGACCGCATCTGCCGCCG gCTGTCCCCCCACGCGCGGCCCAACCCCCACCGCTCCCTGCTCGGTACCGGTGACTACGATGTGAACGTGGTGATGGCGGCGCTGGGATCGCTCGGGCTGGCGGCGCTCTGGTGGGACAAGCGGCG GCCGCTGGAGCGGCTGTCGCTGCCGCacgtgctggggctgctgctgaacGTGCCCTCGCGGGTGCGGCTGGGCGCGGTGCCGCTGCCGCTGTGCCGCCCCCACTGGCTCTGCGTGCGCCGCCTCGGGGACACCTTCTACAACCTGGACTCCAAACtgcccgcgcccgccgccatCGGGGCTGAGACACAGCTCAG ggagTTCCTGAGGACAGCGCTGGCCCCGGACACGTCGGAGCTGCTCCTGGTGGTGGCCCCGGAGGTGGAGGAACAGGGGACGTGGCTGAGGCCCGAGTGA